A single window of Oncorhynchus keta strain PuntledgeMale-10-30-2019 chromosome 34, Oket_V2, whole genome shotgun sequence DNA harbors:
- the LOC118366977 gene encoding FAST kinase domain-containing protein 3, mitochondrial-like, with amino-acid sequence MKSVVSISSSVRAVCQYSPNYFMTCSRGLIRHSDSSGRILKSDVSFKARMAQPCVKSSLGCFHNTREMGAVAQQLSNLPFADEKDYELRVHPEKHILPKTAGQPSIDTQLGTSASPTKLGHVKVETLSVKSLFEVEVLPELLTRLKEAPSDEKTEGLATLLGVCVEFGVDYQSSIVSRLKEEWRTHLSKTDIGVIHLCHLGEVAYNLEGKRSEIVEQVLDSVSISIDALTQNETARVYSFLALLEDPHHCQDLMSRLHRHTEKLIHRLQAINISDIFHSLVALQQRQAIALIVKLSRRASRVFRSFQDEELIKVLGALMHFGQHGEDFITAMEKHLPVKIVDADPELTSVVMEFCLQMRCRSEPIFEAVAESFICNSEKYTTPQIARQIIAMGRLSYLPQCSSQMFKKLESVLSSRFSQFQPRALIEVLHSCIHLERFPLNFVSKVFSPYFLQRLQAQGEPLDKHALGQLTQLNLSISLECTYYRGPRLPYHLHVKKFSSMDHSFESPVESYLYNQVKGPLNKLLEGKTYYSTRVFTQPGYTIDVEICLDEDGFVLPLSQWDHTHRRIALCLDAQDRFCSNTHHLLGKEATKRRHLCRMGYEVVQIPYFEFEKLRTQEERVQYLHKKIFPAIFRFYR; translated from the exons ATGAAGTCAGTTGTCAGCATTTCTTCCTCAGTTAGGGCTGTGTGTCAGTACTCTCCCAACTATTTCATGACTTGTAGTCGGGGATTAATACGTCACTCAGATTCATCTGGAAGAATATTGAAATCGGACGTTTCTTTTAAAGCCAGAATGGCACAACCATGTGTAAAAAGTAGTTTAGGCTGCTTCCATAACACACGTGAGATGGGGGCGGTGGCGCAACAGTTAAGTAACCTCCCATTTGCAGACGAGAAAGACTACGAATTAAGGGTTCACCCGGAGAAACACATTTTGCCCAAAACAGCTGGACAGCCTTCCATTGACACCCAATTAGGAACCAGTGCTTCACCAACAAAACTAGGGCACGTAAAAGTGGAGACACTTTCTGTCAAATCCCTTTTCGAGGTTGAGGTTTTACCTGAGTTGTTAACACGTTTGAAAGAAGCTCCCAGCGATGAGAAAACTGAGGGTCTGGCAACCTTACTAGGAGTATGTGTTGAGTTTGGCGTAGACTATCAAAGTTCAATTGTCTCTAGAttgaaagaggagtggaggacaCACCTCTCCAAAACAGACATTGGGGTCATTCACCTGTGCCATCTTGGAGAAGTAGCCTATAATCTGGAGGGGAAGAGGTCAGAGATTGTTGAGCAGGTTCTCGACTCCGTGAGCATCAGCATTGATGCTCTCACCCAAAATGAAACCGCTCGTGTGTACTCCTTCCTTGCACTACTCGAGGACCCACACCATTGCCAAGATCTCATGTCAagactacacagacacacagagaaattGATACACAGACTACAAGCCATCAACATCAGTGACATCTTCCACTCCCTGGTGGCATTACAACAGAGGCAGGCCATTGCGCTGATTGTGAAGCTGAGCAGACGGGCCTCTAGGGTATTCAGATCGTTCCAAGATGAAGAGCTCATCAAAGTTCTAGGTGCCTTAATGCATTTCGGTCAGCATGGTGAAGACTTCATAACAGCCATGGAAAAGCACCTGCCAGTGAAAATAGTAGACGCAGACCCCGAACTCACAAGCGTGGTGATGGAGTTTTGCCTTCAGATGAGGTGTCGCTCAGAGCCCATATTCGAAGCTGTGGCTGAGAGCTTTATTTGCAACTCAGAGAAGTATACCACACCCCAGATAGCCCGGCAGATCATTGCCATGGGGAGACTGAGCTACCTGCCCCAGTGCTCCAGTCAGATGTTTAAGAAGCTGGAGAGTGTGCTGTCCTCTCGCTTCTCCCAGTTCCAGCCCAGGGCGCTGATTGAGGTGCTCCACTCCTGTATTCACCTGGAGAGGTTTCCACTCAACTTTGTGTCCAAAGTCTTCAGCCCCTACTTCCTACAGAGGTTGCAAG CACAAGGGGAGCCCCTGGACAAGCATGCCTTAGGCCAGCTAACCCAACTCAACCTCTCTATCTCACTAGAGTGCACCTACTACCGG GGCCCGAGATTACCTTACCATCTCCATGTGAAGAAGTTTTCCTCCATGGACCACTCTTttgagagccctgtagagagcTACCTGTACAACCAGGTGAAGGGCCCTCTTAACAAGCTGCTAGAGGGAAAGACCTACTACTCTACCAGGGTCTTCACGCAGCCTGGATATACCATAGACGTGGAGATCTGTCTGGATGAGGATGGGTTTGTCCTGCCTCTCTCACAGTGGGATCACACTCATAGGAG GATTGCCTTGTGCCTGGATGCTCAGGACCGCTTCTGCAGCAACACCCATCACCTTCTGGGAAAGGAGGCCACAAAGAGACGCCACCTCTGCAGAATGGGCTACGAAGTGGTTCAG ATCCCATACTTTGAATTTGAGAAATTGAGAACACAAGAGGAACGGGTACAATACCTTCATAAGAAGATATTCCCCGCAATCTTCAGGTTTTACCGGTGA